Genomic DNA from Nitrospira sp.:
TGGGATCATCGAGCATTTCCAGAGCTGTCAAGTCGAGAGCGACGTCGTCAACTTCGTGCCTGTGAACGTGTGCTCCGGCCCTATGGAAGCCGCCTGATGCGCCCTCCCTATGGTGAACAGACTCTCCTGTCTCGTTTGGAGGCTTTCGCGCTGGGGTATGAAGTTGTGGGGTGGAACTTGAATAGCGGCGACTGGCACGAATCCAACTCTGCCGTGATAAGCAAGTATCTTTTGGAGATGATCGAACCCGGTGCTATCGTGCTCTTACACGACACGCTGTTCGACAAGGGGGTGCCGGCTCATGGGACAGATCCAGACCACCAGTCATGGACGGACCGTGGAGCCATGTTGTGCGCCCTGAAAACGGTACTCGAGCGTCTGCGGGGGCGCTACAGGTTTGTGAC
This window encodes:
- a CDS encoding polysaccharide deacetylase family protein — protein: MNPTSALAASVRKVLGSLSRVVTSEPVLALTFDDGPDPDSTPRVLTLLEQYQALGTFFLVGQAAAAHPDLVKRIASGGHAIGSHSWDHRAFPELSSRERRRQLRACERVLRPYGSRLMRPPYGEQTLLSRLEAFALGYEVVGWNLNSGDWHESNSAVISKYLLEMIEPGAIVLLHDTLFDKGVPAHGTDPDHQSWTDRGAMLCALKTVLERLRGRYRFVTIPELLHVGRPRRTFWFKQSLAMK